The Salmo salar chromosome ssa06, Ssal_v3.1, whole genome shotgun sequence sequence AACCTCAAGCAATTGAGAGTTTGTGTTGACATACTTTTCCCACTTACTGAAGAGGAAACATTGTTTACATTCTTAGATCAACCAAGTCTGACCAGCCGTGGGCTAGATGGACTACTTACCGCGTTTTCAAGCTGTTGCGTATCCTGTGGCCTGCATCCCACAACGTGAGGACAGCCTTTGAAGGCAAACTCCTCGAGTTCTACCAGCATCCTCTCCTTCTCATCAGTCTGAGCGTGAACAATCTGCTTCAAGCGGAACTGCACTTGTGCAAAATGAGATGTCAAAGCGAGGAGCGAGGAATTCAGCAGGCCCTGTTCGTCCTCCAGTTTCCTCAACCTTGCGGCCATCTCCGTCTCACCAGACGCAGCTGAGCCTTTCCTCCTCGGCTCGACTGCGTTTCCCTTCCCGCTCTCATCCTCCGGACTGGCTACAGCGCCGACGGGCGCCCATCGCTCGCCAGCCCCAGCAAAGGCAGCTTCGCTGTCCGAGGTTGACAGTTCCTCTGTCGACATGTTTGAAAGGTAATAAAGACAACGTTGTCCTCCGATATTAACGTTATTGTCAACTGGAAACGACGCTTTGTTTTATCGTTTATGTACACCGTTTAAGAAATTAAAAGAATTACCACCAATGAAGCAGGTGCATCGCCATCTTGAAAGATTCATACGTGAAAGGGAGAGGCGGGCTTCCAAACGTCATAAACAGTGCCACGTCATCGTAAAAGCACTGATCTGGTGTGCATATGAACTGCCTGCAAGAAACAGCAATATGCCATTTTAACCTATCCGTAGCATAACTTCCCAGTGGGGCACAGTGACGAAGAATACTAGGAGTACGGTTTGTTGGTGTTTAATCCCGTGGTTGAGCAGAGCACCAATTTTGAAGAAACCACTTAAATTATCCAAACTGGGGGAGAGAGTACTGGGTAAAGCGAAGGTTGTGAGGATCACCAGAGGCGGTGGGCTTGTTTTGATTCTGCGGATCAGAAGTAACGTACCTTAATCGATTTTCTACGTTgctagcccatccaactacctcatccccatactgtattttttttttttatcttgctcctttgcaccccagtatctctacttgcacattcatcttttgcacatcaatcactccagtgtttaatcggtatattgtaattacttcgccaccatggcctatttattgccttacctcccttattttacctcgattgcacacactgtatatagattttttctactgtattattgactgaatgtttgtttattccatgtgtaaccctgtgttgttgtatgtgtcgaactgctttgctttattcttggccaggtcgcagttgtaaatgagaacttgttctcaactagcctacctggttaaataaaggtgaaataaaataaaaacgtttGAAGTGTGTGTCTCTTCGGAACAGGGCACCCATCAAGGGGGTTATATCAGTCCGCCGCAGGCGTCTTGTGGGAAATTGATTTTGAAGAGATGAAAAATATTCCTCGAGTAATTGAAGCACGTTGGATGAATCATGTGATGAATGGTGAAAAAAATAAGTTATTTGTTCTTTTGTTTTTTGATGTGGCGTCTCCCTACTCAAGTGCAGTTAGGGTATATTAACTACAGTCAGAGCATTTATCCCAAGACCAATGCAGTGTGATCATTGTGAAGCATTTGGTCATGTAGCAAGTGTTTGCAGAAGGGAGAAGCCGAGATGTCCAAGTGAAAGGGACCATATGTTTATAAAAGTGATAAATATGTGACATGTTGCAATTGCGGTGGAACAATGAAGCCACGTTCTCCGAATGCCCCACAAGGGTGAAAGAGAATGAGGTGGCTTAGTCAGGGTTGCACAGTATTTCATATGCAGCAGCTATGAAAAGCGTTGAATGGTGCTCCAGAAGAGTCCAAGGTAGTGGATAGGTCTAGGCTGCAGGGGTTGCCTTTCACCAGCAGGATCctgacattttaaatgttaagaaggtggactttgtggcatttatagcaatggtaaTTATTGGCACTGCCAAGGTGGAGAGAAGGTTCAGGAAGATAGAAATCATAGTGATTGCGGCGGAGCGGTTCCTGGGGCAGAAAGATTTCACAGCAAAGGAGTTAAGGAATATTGACccaagccgtaccaccctctcaggtcctagagcctgAGAAGGGAGATATGGGGATCTAAAATAAGTGGGAGTTTGTTTTGTCTATATACAATTTTTTATTAGGGTGGATTAAGTTAGTATCATTATTACGTATGgatttattcattttattttattggttTCCAACCGTCCAGCTGGTGGCGCCAATACACCTTTTTGGGTGTAGTCCACCATAAAACCCACAGAAAACTTCCCAGTGATTGGTAATTAGTATCAGACGTTGAATGTGGTTTTTCTCCAACTGTAGTCCACTCAGTACTCCCCTTTATCACCTCTTGAGTTTTTACCTTTTTACTTGCAAGGCCTACTATAGTTACATCCTGGGCACAGATTTGAGTGAACACAAACCAACACATGCATAGTGTACAACTGATTTGGCAatgacacattttttttgtcacatttTACAGTAAATTAATTCCCTTTGGTAGCAACAGCCAGAATCATTACGGACTATTTAAAATGGCATAATTTCTAAAACACAAGGAAGTGGGATAATGCAGCTCGTACTTAAAACGTGGCAGCAACAAGACGGGGGGCATATGAGGTGGCAGGTAGtttagtggttaaagcgttggacgattaaccgaaaggttgcaagatcgaatcaccgagtcgacaaggtgaaaatctgtccaaCTGCCCACTGTTTccaggccgttattgtaaataagaatttgtttttaactggttgtcctagttaaataaaggtgaatatatatatatatatatatatatatatatatatttaaagttTCCCCAAgtagacagtatcagttcagCCACAGGGTGGCATATTTattttacttaacctttatttaactaggcaagtcagttaagaacaaattcttatttacaatgacggcctacatatGGCAGACTAATGTAAAAGGCATTTCAAAGGTATACCTGAAACTATGAGGCACAATGCACTTCACATGATCAACTAAAAAAACACGACACTCTTCCTGTTTAACACGACACTCTTCCTGTTTTAAAGGTAACATCAAACATTGTAAAACAGTACTAAGTTTGTCATTTATATGTTCCTCTGTGTTAATCTTGATAGTAGCTTACAACTAGTTTTATATCACATTCCAATCCTTCCCTGAGCCACAACCCTAAAAGATTGTTCAACATTGGTATCTCATTTTGAGTGATTTCAAATCCTTCATAGTTTCTGTTCATGAGCAAGCATGGGTATCTCTTGAAGTAAATGTAGTAACATTCCAAGTACCTACCAATGGTGCAAAATGTTACTTATTTTCacttccatatatatatatatatatatatatatatacatacatttcCTCTGTAACAAACACAATTTGATATACTGTGACAGTGATATGAAGTTCCTGCGTCCCTTCATTAGTGCAATGCGTCTGGTGGTGTAGTGTGGGCCTATCACAGCAACCTAGCCCAATGTTGTCACACATGCAGGGCTCTCTTCTTGTTGGAGAAGAACACCTGCCAGTGGTCCCATTTGAAGCCAGTGGACTGGGTGCAGGACCCTCCCTCACCACAGGTGTAGCCTGTAGTGCAGCAGTGCTTCATGTCACTGCAGCACACCGCCTAGGAGGACaggtggaggaagacagggaTAAGGTGGAAGGGAGAGTAAAAAAGACATCGAGGAAGCAATGAGAGAAATCATATAGGAATTTGACTATTCAATAGAAGGAGAGTAGATGCCTTAGTCTTGAACTCCACTAACATTAGTATGACATTTTCATTTCTAGAAGCGtttgtggtgtctgtggtgagAGGGTGGAGGTGTATATCATACATTTGGAACGGGACAGCAGGCCCATGTAGTGGCGGAGACCTTGCAGCATGTCTCCTCATTATTGCAGACAAACGGCCCCCCACAGTGGATTTCCTTCTCCTGTGGGGTCGGGGGCTCAGGCGCAGACACCCGAGTTAGGGGTACCGTCTGGAACTGAAGAAACATTCGCTTCTGGCAAGTCCCTGAGCCCATGTTACAGCTGTAGCCCTGTGGACAGCAGTGCTCCTCATCTGCACAGCACACAGCCTATACAGGGAGACAAGACAGAtacataattttttatttaatttaacttggcaagtcagttaagaacaaattgttgttTACAATGACACCCTACCCTGCCCAAACCTGGacaaatgctgggccaattgtgcgctgccctacgggactcccaatcacggccagatgtggtACAGACATGAAAGGTTCCCCATGTGAGATAGCAGAGCAAAACTGTTTCTAGGGTTCTCTATATGCATGTGCATACCAACACACACCCtcgctcacacaaacacacaccttgtGCAGGGGGCAGCAGCCCCACTGTTCTGTGGAAAGTTGGCAGCAGCTGGAGCCTTCAGGGCATCTGTTCTGGGTGTCACACTTCACAGAGAGGGGGGCAGTGAGGGCACTGTCATCTGGCTCAGCTGCCAGCTTGTTGTACCATGGGATCACCACCCCACCCTTAGTGCACGAAGTCTTGCTAATATCACATCTGTAGTCTTTGGGACAGCAGTGCTCTCCATCAGCACAGCACACTGCCTGGGGAAGAGGGAACAGCGAGTAGTGAGGGAAAGGGCTTTCATTCCCTAAAATCCTTCCTCACTAGTTGGGAACACCATTAATAGTGCTGAGTGATTGACATGTTGGTTatcaaacaactaattgaccggatgtcggttcaattattttaattccatttcgttcattttttttttaatgagctCAATGTGCACGTTGCAGTTTCTTTAgggataaatcagatccagcctgaactgtgagATGTTGTAGGGAgttgtttccaacaggccaatattcaacatagtttagcgcataaaacgttgtaattaactacaatgactatAATCCATTGCGCATCGacttgtccggtctgtgtttcttttatgcctgctacagaAGGGATATAGAGAGCGCTTGAGAAGCAGACCAGgctggggtttgagaagtcaatgggaCAAGTAAAAAAGtgtctttacattttttttcttctccaaatcTAATTACATTTTTCCCCCCCAAATCTAAAAGGTacaacctagattcgagccaatgtcttaagtagttgaacaagttattactccaacctcgtgaaagtgacaatcttacacattttaataaaaaatgaCTATATTGAagaagtgcctttgatttgatgcCATGAACATGCGCAGTTTGGCACATGATGCCCGTTAGACCCAATGACGTTTCTGcacatgagcttagctagccaacatcgccatgacatcgcctacaagcaTGATTGGatatttctattggagaagcagtttctgcctatcttcatactgtactgtctttggagcagctgttgcttcgcgaggtatctctacctgaaaatacatgatcaaagtaattgatagttggtattcagcagtcataaaagtatgccttatttatgttgaagaactacaaaatagtgattttgtcagacagcataggcagcagctctatagagatgaaatGATGAATTGGAATGAAATAACAAAGTTATaaattaaaacaaatgtaatatacacaaaaacgaatattttattaaagtaaagcaATGtgataagtgataagcagtaatgggcagtcacttcCACCATGGGActtgtattgttttattctgtgctgttacagcattcaacccaaatAATCAAAACCAAAATccgttattatttatttataatcGAACCGAAACCGAACAGATCTCAAAAGCACCAATTGCTCAGCGCTAACCATTACTGTAACACTCACCTGTGGCAGTGGGCAGCAGCCCCATTTCTGGGTGGATTTCATAAAGCAGCAGGTGGCGTCCTTTGGGCAGCTGGTGTGGGCGTCACACTGTGTCCTGTGCAACTCCTCGTCTTCGTCACTTTCATCATCCTCTGTAGGCAGCTCCATGTCGTCCATCTGCACCCCCTGGTGGTCTGCAGGTGCCTCCTCATGATCAGGTGCCTTGGTTGTGAGGGCGGGTACCTTCCCCACCATCGGCTCTGGCCCTGAGGGACCATCACAGGTGAGGGTAGCCAGGTCACAGGTGCTGCCATGGGGGCAACAGTGCTCGTGGTCCTCACAGCAAACAGCCTTAAGGAAGGGAAAGGACACACAACAGGCATTTTCTGTCATTTAAGACTGTCACAAGCCTTTATAGAAATTATGTAGAAGTATTGCTGGTTGCAGAAGAGATTATGCAAGGTTAGAGAAAAGTTGTGACTCCCTATATTACCCAGTTCCACTTTTCAATGAAACATAGCCCCCCTTGCTATAAAACAACATCTGGTTCAAGCTCCAAAACCCCTTTACAAGGCAGAAAAAAGGTTAAGATGACAAGCAGCAGCAAGCTGACAGGAGTAAAGAATGAGGATGTGATACTGGGATGTCGTAAAGACCAAAACTAAGTGCCTCTTTGTTAGccatacagaatctctcaccGCATCGCAGAGCAGTCAAGTTAAGAGGCCATTCAATTAATTTGCCTATCCACAGCAGTAGTAgccacatctctctgtccctaCCTCAGGCAAAGGGCAGCAGGCCCAGTCTCCTGACGCTGTCTTGCAGCAGGTGGTGTTGTCGGGACACATGTAGGTGGGGTCACAGGTAACATCTCCTAGCAATTTACCCTCCCGAGGCATGGCAGGAACCTTCTTCAGCCAGGGCTCAGAGGGGAAGCCTGAGGGGTCGTCACACGTCTGGGCAGCCAGGTTGCACTTCTTACCATGTGGGCAGCAGTGGACAAAGTCACTGCAGCAAACTGCCTGGAAGAGACAAGAACCCAAACAAAAAGGGGAAGCTGTCACGGGACAAGCAAAAGACATGCAATCAGGTTGATCTATCTTGAAGAAATTGATTAGCTAAGAGAGTGAATGGGCCCCTACAGTATGAGACATAGTATACCTGTGTCAGAGGACAGCATGCCCATCCTCCTTCCTGTGTTTTACAACATGTGGTTCCATCCAAACAGGCCGTTGACTCATCACAGGGAACGTCTGGAGAGACAGCAGGGTGTTAGCGATCAACACAACTGGATGAGCTAACAAAATATTTAATAAAGCAGCAGGTGGTGTGGGCGTCATACTGTGTCCTGGGCCCCTCCTCGTCTTCGTCACCTTTGTCATCCTTTGTAGGCAGCTCCATGTCATCCACCTGCACCCCTTGCTGGTCTGTGGCTGCCTCTTCATGATCAGGTGCCAGGGTTGTGAGAGCTTGCACCTTCCCCACCATAGGCTCTGACCCTGAGGGACCATCACAGGTGAGGCCAGCCAGGTCACAAGTGGTGCCATGGGGGCAGCAGTGCTCGTGGTCCTCACAGCAAACAgcctggagggaggaagggaaaggaCACACAACAAGCATTTTCGGTCATTTAAGACTGTCACAAGCCTTTATAGAAATTATGTAGAAGTATTGCTGGTTGCAGAAGAGATTATGCAAGGTTAGAGAAAAGTTGTGACTCCCTATATTACCCAGTTCCACTTTTCAATGAAACATAGCCCCCCTTGCTATAAAACAACATGTGGTTCAAGCTCCAAAACCCCTTTACAAGGCAGAAAAAAGGTTAAGATGACAAGCAGCAGCAAGCTGACAGGAGTAAAGAATGAGGATGTGATACTGGGATGTCGTAAAGACCAAAACTAAGTGCCTCTTTGTTAGccatacagaatctctcaccGCATCGCAGAGCAGTCAAGTTAAGAGGCCATTCAATTAATTTGCCTATCCACAGCAGTAGTAgccacatctctctgtccctaCCTCAGGCAAAGGGCAGCAGGCCCAGTCTCCTGACGCTGTCTTGCAGCAGGTGGTGTTGTCGGGACACATGTAGGTGGGGTCACAGGTAACATCTCCTAGCAATTTACCCTCCCGAGGCATGGCAGGAACCTTCTTCAGCCAGGGCTCAGAGGGGAAGCCTGAGGGGTCGTCACACGTCTGGGCAGCCAGGTTGCACTTCTTACCATGTGGGCAGCAGTGGACAAAGTCACTGCAGCAAACTGCCTGGAAGAGACAAGAACCCAAACAAAAAGGGGAAGCTGTCACGGGACAAGCAAAAGACATGCAATCAGGTTGATCTATCTTGAAGAAATTGATTAGCTAAGAGAGTGAATGGGCCCCTACAGTATGAGACATAGTATACCTGTGTCAGAGGACAGCATGCCCATCCTCCTTCCTGTGTTTTACAACATGTGGTTCCATCCAAACAGGCCGTTGACTCATCACAGGGAACGTCTGGAGAGACAGCAGGGTGTTAGCGATCAACACAACTGGATGAGCTAACAAAATATTCCACAACACTATTGTATTGTTTTAAGAAGAAGTGTAATGTCATACCTCCTGTCCTAATGAAGGGTGGAGAAGTACCCTCCCAAAGAGAAGCAGGACTTCTATTGGCTGAGGTGGTAGTGTCTGGAATAGGTGTTGTCACTTGGGCAACTTCTGGAAATACGTGCAGCAAAATAATCATATACACATTAACATCCAGACAGTGATTGGTACGTAAATAGCCCAGGAAAAAAAtgccttttttgggggggggggtgaaacctACCATTCTGGTTTTCCCACTCTGCCCTCTTGCGGGCAGGGAACTTAGCCCACATGGGCATTTCCTTGTTGGTAGTGGATATACACTTGGATTGCTTGATGTCACAGGTGCTGCCCTCAGGACAACAGTGAATCTTATCCTCACAGCACACAGCCTGGTcagtgcacacagacacacagagaatcaCCTCATGAGATGACCATATATAAACAAAGGGTTAGCACATAGGCCATGCAAATCCTCGATTAGACATCTCTCCATGGAGTGATTACAGACACTGGAGAGTGTACATGTCACACATTCAAAGGACCAATATTATTCCTGACTCGCAAATCCATGATGGTAACCACCTAGCCCCCTCCATATAGCCCCCCCACCTTGGGCATGGGGCAGCACCCCCAACTCCCATCTGGAGTCTCACAGCATGTGGTTCCCTCTGGACACTCAGACTCTCTGTCACTGCACATCACTGCAACAACAGGCTCTGCCGGGGTGGAAGAAGGCAGAGGGGTTAGTGATGATGTTGCAACAGAAGCATAAGATTGCAACACGTGACTCCACAAGAGTCTAACCTGTCTGTTTGATGCAGGAGCTGCAGTCTGTGCTGCACTGGTGGCCTTCAGGACAGCAATGTTTCCCATCAGAGCAAGGCACAGCCTGTGTGTACATTAGATCAATTTACTATTCACTCAGGCCTGCATCCTAACTTGATATCTGTGCACATAACTCCAGTTTTTCCATTGACACCAATGCATGTTTATGTGAACGGTATAACAGTATGAATCTGGCGGAAAAGGCTAGATTGCAACAGTGTTTAGGTTATTACATGAGCAACAGGACAGCAACCATAGCCTGTAGTGGCCTTCAGACAGGAGAACTCTTCGGGGCAGTGGGACTTGTCAGGACAGATGTTATCATCCTCATCCCCGGCATATGCACTGATCATTCTGAAAGACTAGAGGggtagaaaaaaatacattttactttTTCAATTACAAAAAACATGACTGATCATAGTATTTTTGATTACCTTCCGTTCATGTAGGTTAATTATGTTGTTGGGGCAAAATGGTTTGTTACAGTCTAATGCTATGTAAATGCTTGAGTTGAatagtactgtatgtatttttcACTGTTAATTTTCAGTACCCTCTTCACACACCGCACAAAGGATTGATTTGTTTTTGGCCCCTTATCTCTGGGGCACTAAAGGCGTAACCAGGCTGAATTCTAGTTCTGTCTGTTTAGGCTTTAAAGATCTTATCACTCCCCTATCTTAGGCTGTGAGAACTGGTTAGAACCGATTCTTGTTTGTATATAGCTTTAAGAGAAGGGTAAGCAGTTCTTTGTGTAGATGAAGAATATAAATGACTGTGTGATTCTGGACATTTTTAAGTTCCTCTCCAGTTTCATCCAGAAAGTGATCGTCCCTGCAATTGCTTGAATAAAATCTTATTGCTGATAACGGAGTTCTGCCTGATTCCTCAACAATGTGAATGATTGAAAACAGGGACACATATTGCCATGAAAGTCAACTGGTGTCATTGTTACAGTGCATTTCAACGTTGTCAATAGTCAGCTACACTTTCTTCCTGGATTCACTGACATTCTTACTTTAGGATATATGGACTGTTTAGCAGAGACTCTCTCCACCCATGGTAGGGAGACAGTTCCATTCACACACATGGACTCAGTCACAACGCAGAGTGTTCCCTCAGGGCAGCAGTGGATATGATCCTCACAGCACTCAGCCTGAGATAAATGGTAAGAGAGTAGTTTGATTAACAAAGTGTGTTAGAATCTCACATCTTACAGACCAAACAGATTATACGAGAGAATGCTAGCACAAGGGTGCAATAAAGAGGTATCTATTTCAGGGTAAGAGACAATGACACCATAGTCTACCTATTTGGTTTGTACAATTCTTATAGATATAATTCAGTGTACAAGGGTTAGGGAACTCGGGTTCAGGCTGTAAATAAAGCTAAGGGCTAAGCTCTGCAGGCACCACCCCATACATACCTGATACATTGGGCAACATTCATAGCCATCAGAGGGGACCTTGCAGCAGGTGTTGCCCTCCTCACATGCCTCTCCTCCTGGGCAGTCATCAGCAGAGACCTGGCCCAGCAGGGCCATACAGAGCACCAGATACTTctgcatctggagagagagagacagaaataactTCTAACACAAACTGTATATTATATACATGCATTGTACAATCAATAACTGACAAATGTTATAAAAGCTCTTTTGTACAGAAACGCATAAAATCGCAACAATGGAGTCATCAGAACTAAATCTAGACAGAACTCTCACTTTCCTCTTAACTAGAGTAACTTTCAGACAATCTCCTGAGGTACTGCTGTAGCCTACTAAAGTATATCAAAATTCCCCAAGCTATTTTCACAGATTCACTTCCTCTTTCATGCTCCATGGGGTGAGCTTCAGAACGTCAACAGTTCCATATTCTTACCAATACAAAGCCCCCATATGCAACCACATTTAAAGAATGAATCTATGATGCAGAAATGGGGATGTGATTATACTGTTATTAAGTGTTGAGCTTCATAGGGGAGATCATTAAAGCAGTCTACCATTGCTTCAATCTTGTTTAGGCTACTAGACACAAAAATGATGCAGCATACAGCATTTCTACTTTCAGTTTACCTGTTTTTATGA is a genomic window containing:
- the LOC106592569 gene encoding progranulin — translated: MQKYLVLCMALLGQVSADDCPGGEACEEGNTCCKVPSDGYECCPMYQAECCEDHIHCCPEGTLCVVTESMCVNGTVSLPWVERVSAKQSIYPKSFRMISAYAGDEDDNICPDKSHCPEEFSCLKATTGYGCCPVAHAVPCSDGKHCCPEGHQCSTDCSSCIKQTEPVVAVMCSDRESECPEGTTCCETPDGSWGCCPMPKAVCCEDKIHCCPEGSTCDIKQSKCISTTNKEMPMWAKFPARKRAEWENQNEVAQVTTPIPDTTTSANRSPASLWEGTSPPFIRTGDVPCDESTACLDGTTCCKTQEGGWACCPLTQAVCCSDFVHCCPHGKKCNLAAQTCDDPSGFPSEPWLKKVPAMPREGKLLGDVTCDPTYMCPDNTTCCKTASGDWACCPLPEAVCCEDHEHCCPHGTTCDLAGLTCDGPSGSEPMVGKVQALTTLAPDHEEAATDQQGVQVDDMELPTKDDKDVPCDESTACLDGTTCCKTQEGGWACCPLTQAVCCSDFVHCCPHGKKCNLAAQTCDDPSGFPSEPWLKKVPAMPREGKLLGDVTCDPTYMCPDNTTCCKTASGDWACCPLPEAVCCEDHEHCCPHGSTCDLATLTCDGPSGPEPMVGKVPALTTKAPDHEEAPADHQGVQMDDMELPTEDDESDEDEELHRTQCDAHTSCPKDATCCFMKSTQKWGCCPLPQAVCCADGEHCCPKDYRCDISKTSCTKGGVVIPWYNKLAAEPDDSALTAPLSVKCDTQNRCPEGSSCCQLSTEQWGCCPLHKAVCCADEEHCCPQGYSCNMGSGTCQKRMFLQFQTVPLTRVSAPEPPTPQEKEIHCGGPFVCNNEETCCKVSATTWACCPVPNAVCCSDMKHCCTTGYTCGEGGSCTQSTGFKWDHWQVFFSNKKRALHV